A part of Fundulus heteroclitus isolate FHET01 chromosome 23, MU-UCD_Fhet_4.1, whole genome shotgun sequence genomic DNA contains:
- the ablim3 gene encoding actin-binding LIM protein 3 isoform X1, translating to MSSSAHQQVSTRSERGSEPIRCQRCREVCKGEVVRVQDTHFHVKCFTCTVCNCDLARSGFFQKKGEYICTADYQRLYGTRCDRCDSFITGEVVSALGRTYHPKCFVCSICSKPFPIGDRVTFSGKDCVCQQCSHTLVKSNEPIKIHGPSHCAGCGAEIKQGQSLLALEKQWHVSCFRCRTCNMVLTGEYISKDGVPYCEADYHAQYGVKCETCSRYISGRVLEAGGKHYHPTCARCTRCNTMFKEGEEMYLTGCEVWHPLCKQAARAERRLRSRRLSETSISPPGSSIGSPSRVICARVENEIFDYKDLAALPKVKAIYEVQQPDLISSSYQPFPRYSSDERLDTFSYGESLGTLSPYSQDYDNPDAKKHRCSIPGYIDSPTYSRQDMSPIMPRSPQHFCYPGSESGRSSPYYGQEGRSSTPTTNQPPKHFHVPATGDPNIYRKPPIYKRTDNHMETATKSRTSEDILRSSSLSTYSPEPYTQSESDYYPYTSSPRAYWAPRRRFSTGGDEESWSQGLQRIGSGIGRMILKEEMKARSGSYDNDPWGSARNSRCGSKETLNTTGYGTTAYNNTINGSPRSQYSTDSDFGCKSASLPGYGRNGIQRPQSADCYQYQYDAGSEVNWGSRAEYKVYPYESLIVTTRGRNKLPKDVDRARLERHLSPEEFGQVFGMTVEDFDRLALWKRNELKKQARLF from the exons TGTGTAACTGTGACCTGGCACGATCTGGCTTCTTCCAGAAGAAGGGCGAGTACATTTGCACGGCCGACTACCAGCGGCTGTACGGCACGCGCTGCGACCGCTGCGACAGCTTCATCACAGGCGAGGTGGTCTCCGCTCTGGGACGCACGTACCACCCCAAGTGCTTCGTCTGCAGCATCTGCAG CAAACCCTTCCCAATCGGAGACAGGGTGACGTTCAGCGGAAAGGACTGCGTGTGCCAGCAGTGCTCCCACACACTTGTCAAGTCAAATGAACCCATCAAGATCCACGGGCCCAGCC ACTGCGCTGGATGCGGAGCGGAGATCAAACAGGGTCAGTCTCTCCTGGCGCTGGAGAAACAGTGGCACGTCAGCTGCTTCCGATGCCGGACGTGCAACATGGTTCTCACCGGGGAGTACATCAGCAA GGACGGCGTGCCGTACTGTGAGGCAGATTACCACGCCCAGTACGGCGTGAAATGCGAGACGTGCAGCAGATACATCAGCGGACGGGTTCTGGAG GCAGGAGGGAAGCACTACCACCCGACGTGCGCCCGGTGCACGCGCTGCAACACCATGTTcaaagaaggggaagaaatGTACCTGACAG GCTGTGAGGTGTGGCACCCGTTATGCAAGCAGGCGGCAAGGGCCGAGAGAAGACTCAGG TCCAGACGGCTGTCTGAGACCTCCATCTCACCGCCGGGATCATCCATAGGTTCTCCCAGCAGAGTCATATGT GCCAGAGTGGAGAATGAGATCTTTGATTATAAGGACCTTGCAGCCCTGCCCAAGGTCAAAGCCATATATGAAGTCCAACAGCCAGATCTCATATCCTCCTCATACCAGCCGTTCCCCAGATACAGCTCTGATGAAAGGCTAGACACTTTCAGCTATGGGGAG TCTCTTGGGACTCTCTCGCCGTATTCTCAG GACTATGACAATCCGGATGCAAAAAAGCACCGGTGCTCCATTCCAGGTTATATTGACTCCCCAACATACAGTCGTCAAGACATGTCACCCATCATGCCTCGCTCTCCACAGCACTTTTGTTATCCTG GCTCTGAGAGTGGCAGGAGTTCCCCCTATTATGGCCAAGAGGGGCGATCAAGCACACCCACCACAAACCAGCCCCCTAAACATTTTCATGTTCCAG CCACAGGGGATCCCAACATCTACCGGAAGCCGCCCATTTATAAGAGAACCG ACAATCATATGGAAACAGCCACTAAAAGCAGAACAAGTGAGGATATCCTCCGATCCTCCAGCCTGTCCACCTACTCTCCAGAGCCATATACGCAGTCAGAGTCAGACTATTACCCATACACCAGCTCCCCGAGAG CCTATTGGGCGCCAAGGCGACGCTTCTCGACGGGAGGAGATGAAGAGAGTTGGAGTCAGGGTCTTCAAAGA ATTGGGAGTGGCATCGGACGGATGATCCTCAAGGAGGAGATGAAAGCGAGATCTGGTTCCTATGACAACGACCCCTGGGGCAGCGCAAGGAATTCTCGTTGCGGGAGCAAGGAAACACTGAACACGACAGGCTACGGCACAACGGCCTACAACAACACCATCAACGGCT CACCAAGATCTCAGTACAGCACTGACAGTG attttggttgCAAGTCAGCATCGCTACCAGGATATGGGCGCAATGGTATTCAGCGG CCTCAGAGCGCAGATTGCTACCAGTATCAGTATGACGCCGGCAGCGAGGTCAACTGGGGAAGTCGAG cTGAATATAAG GTTTATCCATATGAATCACTCATTGTCACCACCAGGGGGCGGAATAAGCTGCCTAAAGACGTTGACAGAGCGAGGCTGGAA CGTCACCTGTCCCCAGAGGAGTTTGGCCAAGTGTTCGGCATGACCGTGGAGGATTTCGACCGGTTGGCTCTGTGGAAGAGGAACGAGCTGAAGAAACAGGCTCGGCTGTTCTAG
- the ablim3 gene encoding actin-binding LIM protein 3 isoform X2, which yields MSSSAHQQVSTRSERGSEPIRCQRCREVCKGEVVRVQDTHFHVKCFTCTVCNCDLARSGFFQKKGEYICTADYQRLYGTRCDRCDSFITGEVVSALGRTYHPKCFVCSICSKPFPIGDRVTFSGKDCVCQQCSHTLVKSNEPIKIHGPSHCAGCGAEIKQGQSLLALEKQWHVSCFRCRTCNMVLTGEYISKDGVPYCEADYHAQYGVKCETCSRYISGRVLEAGGKHYHPTCARCTRCNTMFKEGEEMYLTGCEVWHPLCKQAARAERRLRSRRLSETSISPPGSSIGSPSRVICARVENEIFDYKDLAALPKVKAIYEVQQPDLISSSYQPFPRYSSDERLDTFSYGESLGTLSPYSQDYDNPDAKKHRCSIPGYIDSPTYSRQDMSPIMPRSPQHFCYPGSESGRSSPYYGQEGRSSTPTTNQPPKHFHVPATGDPNIYRKPPIYKRTATKSRTSEDILRSSSLSTYSPEPYTQSESDYYPYTSSPRAYWAPRRRFSTGGDEESWSQGLQRIGSGIGRMILKEEMKARSGSYDNDPWGSARNSRCGSKETLNTTGYGTTAYNNTINGSPRSQYSTDSDFGCKSASLPGYGRNGIQRPQSADCYQYQYDAGSEVNWGSRAEYKVYPYESLIVTTRGRNKLPKDVDRARLERHLSPEEFGQVFGMTVEDFDRLALWKRNELKKQARLF from the exons TGTGTAACTGTGACCTGGCACGATCTGGCTTCTTCCAGAAGAAGGGCGAGTACATTTGCACGGCCGACTACCAGCGGCTGTACGGCACGCGCTGCGACCGCTGCGACAGCTTCATCACAGGCGAGGTGGTCTCCGCTCTGGGACGCACGTACCACCCCAAGTGCTTCGTCTGCAGCATCTGCAG CAAACCCTTCCCAATCGGAGACAGGGTGACGTTCAGCGGAAAGGACTGCGTGTGCCAGCAGTGCTCCCACACACTTGTCAAGTCAAATGAACCCATCAAGATCCACGGGCCCAGCC ACTGCGCTGGATGCGGAGCGGAGATCAAACAGGGTCAGTCTCTCCTGGCGCTGGAGAAACAGTGGCACGTCAGCTGCTTCCGATGCCGGACGTGCAACATGGTTCTCACCGGGGAGTACATCAGCAA GGACGGCGTGCCGTACTGTGAGGCAGATTACCACGCCCAGTACGGCGTGAAATGCGAGACGTGCAGCAGATACATCAGCGGACGGGTTCTGGAG GCAGGAGGGAAGCACTACCACCCGACGTGCGCCCGGTGCACGCGCTGCAACACCATGTTcaaagaaggggaagaaatGTACCTGACAG GCTGTGAGGTGTGGCACCCGTTATGCAAGCAGGCGGCAAGGGCCGAGAGAAGACTCAGG TCCAGACGGCTGTCTGAGACCTCCATCTCACCGCCGGGATCATCCATAGGTTCTCCCAGCAGAGTCATATGT GCCAGAGTGGAGAATGAGATCTTTGATTATAAGGACCTTGCAGCCCTGCCCAAGGTCAAAGCCATATATGAAGTCCAACAGCCAGATCTCATATCCTCCTCATACCAGCCGTTCCCCAGATACAGCTCTGATGAAAGGCTAGACACTTTCAGCTATGGGGAG TCTCTTGGGACTCTCTCGCCGTATTCTCAG GACTATGACAATCCGGATGCAAAAAAGCACCGGTGCTCCATTCCAGGTTATATTGACTCCCCAACATACAGTCGTCAAGACATGTCACCCATCATGCCTCGCTCTCCACAGCACTTTTGTTATCCTG GCTCTGAGAGTGGCAGGAGTTCCCCCTATTATGGCCAAGAGGGGCGATCAAGCACACCCACCACAAACCAGCCCCCTAAACATTTTCATGTTCCAG CCACAGGGGATCCCAACATCTACCGGAAGCCGCCCATTTATAAGAGAACCG CCACTAAAAGCAGAACAAGTGAGGATATCCTCCGATCCTCCAGCCTGTCCACCTACTCTCCAGAGCCATATACGCAGTCAGAGTCAGACTATTACCCATACACCAGCTCCCCGAGAG CCTATTGGGCGCCAAGGCGACGCTTCTCGACGGGAGGAGATGAAGAGAGTTGGAGTCAGGGTCTTCAAAGA ATTGGGAGTGGCATCGGACGGATGATCCTCAAGGAGGAGATGAAAGCGAGATCTGGTTCCTATGACAACGACCCCTGGGGCAGCGCAAGGAATTCTCGTTGCGGGAGCAAGGAAACACTGAACACGACAGGCTACGGCACAACGGCCTACAACAACACCATCAACGGCT CACCAAGATCTCAGTACAGCACTGACAGTG attttggttgCAAGTCAGCATCGCTACCAGGATATGGGCGCAATGGTATTCAGCGG CCTCAGAGCGCAGATTGCTACCAGTATCAGTATGACGCCGGCAGCGAGGTCAACTGGGGAAGTCGAG cTGAATATAAG GTTTATCCATATGAATCACTCATTGTCACCACCAGGGGGCGGAATAAGCTGCCTAAAGACGTTGACAGAGCGAGGCTGGAA CGTCACCTGTCCCCAGAGGAGTTTGGCCAAGTGTTCGGCATGACCGTGGAGGATTTCGACCGGTTGGCTCTGTGGAAGAGGAACGAGCTGAAGAAACAGGCTCGGCTGTTCTAG
- the ablim3 gene encoding actin-binding LIM protein 3 isoform X4: protein MSSSAHQQVSTRSERGSEPIRCQRCREVCKGEVVRVQDTHFHVKCFTCTVCNCDLARSGFFQKKGEYICTADYQRLYGTRCDRCDSFITGEVVSALGRTYHPKCFVCSICSKPFPIGDRVTFSGKDCVCQQCSHTLVKSNEPIKIHGPSHCAGCGAEIKQGQSLLALEKQWHVSCFRCRTCNMVLTGEYISKDGVPYCEADYHAQYGVKCETCSRYISGRVLEAGGKHYHPTCARCTRCNTMFKEGEEMYLTGCEVWHPLCKQAARAERRLRSRRLSETSISPPGSSIGSPSRVICARVENEIFDYKDLAALPKVKAIYEVQQPDLISSSYQPFPRYSSDERLDTFSYGESLGTLSPYSQDYDNPDAKKHRCSIPGYIDSPTYSRQDMSPIMPRSPQHFCYPGSESGRSSPYYGQEGRSSTPTTNQPPKHFHVPATKSRTSEDILRSSSLSTYSPEPYTQSESDYYPYTSSPRAYWAPRRRFSTGGDEESWSQGLQRIGSGIGRMILKEEMKARSGSYDNDPWGSARNSRCGSKETLNTTGYGTTAYNNTINGSPRSQYSTDSDFGCKSASLPGYGRNGIQRPQSADCYQYQYDAGSEVNWGSRAEYKVYPYESLIVTTRGRNKLPKDVDRARLERHLSPEEFGQVFGMTVEDFDRLALWKRNELKKQARLF from the exons TGTGTAACTGTGACCTGGCACGATCTGGCTTCTTCCAGAAGAAGGGCGAGTACATTTGCACGGCCGACTACCAGCGGCTGTACGGCACGCGCTGCGACCGCTGCGACAGCTTCATCACAGGCGAGGTGGTCTCCGCTCTGGGACGCACGTACCACCCCAAGTGCTTCGTCTGCAGCATCTGCAG CAAACCCTTCCCAATCGGAGACAGGGTGACGTTCAGCGGAAAGGACTGCGTGTGCCAGCAGTGCTCCCACACACTTGTCAAGTCAAATGAACCCATCAAGATCCACGGGCCCAGCC ACTGCGCTGGATGCGGAGCGGAGATCAAACAGGGTCAGTCTCTCCTGGCGCTGGAGAAACAGTGGCACGTCAGCTGCTTCCGATGCCGGACGTGCAACATGGTTCTCACCGGGGAGTACATCAGCAA GGACGGCGTGCCGTACTGTGAGGCAGATTACCACGCCCAGTACGGCGTGAAATGCGAGACGTGCAGCAGATACATCAGCGGACGGGTTCTGGAG GCAGGAGGGAAGCACTACCACCCGACGTGCGCCCGGTGCACGCGCTGCAACACCATGTTcaaagaaggggaagaaatGTACCTGACAG GCTGTGAGGTGTGGCACCCGTTATGCAAGCAGGCGGCAAGGGCCGAGAGAAGACTCAGG TCCAGACGGCTGTCTGAGACCTCCATCTCACCGCCGGGATCATCCATAGGTTCTCCCAGCAGAGTCATATGT GCCAGAGTGGAGAATGAGATCTTTGATTATAAGGACCTTGCAGCCCTGCCCAAGGTCAAAGCCATATATGAAGTCCAACAGCCAGATCTCATATCCTCCTCATACCAGCCGTTCCCCAGATACAGCTCTGATGAAAGGCTAGACACTTTCAGCTATGGGGAG TCTCTTGGGACTCTCTCGCCGTATTCTCAG GACTATGACAATCCGGATGCAAAAAAGCACCGGTGCTCCATTCCAGGTTATATTGACTCCCCAACATACAGTCGTCAAGACATGTCACCCATCATGCCTCGCTCTCCACAGCACTTTTGTTATCCTG GCTCTGAGAGTGGCAGGAGTTCCCCCTATTATGGCCAAGAGGGGCGATCAAGCACACCCACCACAAACCAGCCCCCTAAACATTTTCATGTTCCAG CCACTAAAAGCAGAACAAGTGAGGATATCCTCCGATCCTCCAGCCTGTCCACCTACTCTCCAGAGCCATATACGCAGTCAGAGTCAGACTATTACCCATACACCAGCTCCCCGAGAG CCTATTGGGCGCCAAGGCGACGCTTCTCGACGGGAGGAGATGAAGAGAGTTGGAGTCAGGGTCTTCAAAGA ATTGGGAGTGGCATCGGACGGATGATCCTCAAGGAGGAGATGAAAGCGAGATCTGGTTCCTATGACAACGACCCCTGGGGCAGCGCAAGGAATTCTCGTTGCGGGAGCAAGGAAACACTGAACACGACAGGCTACGGCACAACGGCCTACAACAACACCATCAACGGCT CACCAAGATCTCAGTACAGCACTGACAGTG attttggttgCAAGTCAGCATCGCTACCAGGATATGGGCGCAATGGTATTCAGCGG CCTCAGAGCGCAGATTGCTACCAGTATCAGTATGACGCCGGCAGCGAGGTCAACTGGGGAAGTCGAG cTGAATATAAG GTTTATCCATATGAATCACTCATTGTCACCACCAGGGGGCGGAATAAGCTGCCTAAAGACGTTGACAGAGCGAGGCTGGAA CGTCACCTGTCCCCAGAGGAGTTTGGCCAAGTGTTCGGCATGACCGTGGAGGATTTCGACCGGTTGGCTCTGTGGAAGAGGAACGAGCTGAAGAAACAGGCTCGGCTGTTCTAG
- the ablim3 gene encoding actin-binding LIM protein 3 isoform X5 — translation MSSSAHQQVSTRSERGSEPIRCQRCREVCKGEVVRVQDTHFHVKCFTCTVCNCDLARSGFFQKKGEYICTADYQRLYGTRCDRCDSFITGEVVSALGRTYHPKCFVCSICSKPFPIGDRVTFSGKDCVCQQCSHTLVKSNEPIKIHGPSHCAGCGAEIKQGQSLLALEKQWHVSCFRCRTCNMVLTGEYISKDGVPYCEADYHAQYGVKCETCSRYISGRVLEAGGKHYHPTCARCTRCNTMFKEGEEMYLTGCEVWHPLCKQAARAERRLRSRRLSETSISPPGSSIGSPSRVICARVENEIFDYKDLAALPKVKAIYEVQQPDLISSSYQPFPRYSSDERLDTFSYGESLGTLSPYSQDYDNPDAKKHRCSIPGYIDSPTYSRQDMSPIMPRSPQHFCYPDNHMETATKSRTSEDILRSSSLSTYSPEPYTQSESDYYPYTSSPRAYWAPRRRFSTGGDEESWSQGLQRIGSGIGRMILKEEMKARSGSYDNDPWGSARNSRCGSKETLNTTGYGTTAYNNTINGSPRSQYSTDSDFGCKSASLPGYGRNGIQRPQSADCYQYQYDAGSEVNWGSRAEYKVYPYESLIVTTRGRNKLPKDVDRARLERHLSPEEFGQVFGMTVEDFDRLALWKRNELKKQARLF, via the exons TGTGTAACTGTGACCTGGCACGATCTGGCTTCTTCCAGAAGAAGGGCGAGTACATTTGCACGGCCGACTACCAGCGGCTGTACGGCACGCGCTGCGACCGCTGCGACAGCTTCATCACAGGCGAGGTGGTCTCCGCTCTGGGACGCACGTACCACCCCAAGTGCTTCGTCTGCAGCATCTGCAG CAAACCCTTCCCAATCGGAGACAGGGTGACGTTCAGCGGAAAGGACTGCGTGTGCCAGCAGTGCTCCCACACACTTGTCAAGTCAAATGAACCCATCAAGATCCACGGGCCCAGCC ACTGCGCTGGATGCGGAGCGGAGATCAAACAGGGTCAGTCTCTCCTGGCGCTGGAGAAACAGTGGCACGTCAGCTGCTTCCGATGCCGGACGTGCAACATGGTTCTCACCGGGGAGTACATCAGCAA GGACGGCGTGCCGTACTGTGAGGCAGATTACCACGCCCAGTACGGCGTGAAATGCGAGACGTGCAGCAGATACATCAGCGGACGGGTTCTGGAG GCAGGAGGGAAGCACTACCACCCGACGTGCGCCCGGTGCACGCGCTGCAACACCATGTTcaaagaaggggaagaaatGTACCTGACAG GCTGTGAGGTGTGGCACCCGTTATGCAAGCAGGCGGCAAGGGCCGAGAGAAGACTCAGG TCCAGACGGCTGTCTGAGACCTCCATCTCACCGCCGGGATCATCCATAGGTTCTCCCAGCAGAGTCATATGT GCCAGAGTGGAGAATGAGATCTTTGATTATAAGGACCTTGCAGCCCTGCCCAAGGTCAAAGCCATATATGAAGTCCAACAGCCAGATCTCATATCCTCCTCATACCAGCCGTTCCCCAGATACAGCTCTGATGAAAGGCTAGACACTTTCAGCTATGGGGAG TCTCTTGGGACTCTCTCGCCGTATTCTCAG GACTATGACAATCCGGATGCAAAAAAGCACCGGTGCTCCATTCCAGGTTATATTGACTCCCCAACATACAGTCGTCAAGACATGTCACCCATCATGCCTCGCTCTCCACAGCACTTTTGTTATCCTG ACAATCATATGGAAACAGCCACTAAAAGCAGAACAAGTGAGGATATCCTCCGATCCTCCAGCCTGTCCACCTACTCTCCAGAGCCATATACGCAGTCAGAGTCAGACTATTACCCATACACCAGCTCCCCGAGAG CCTATTGGGCGCCAAGGCGACGCTTCTCGACGGGAGGAGATGAAGAGAGTTGGAGTCAGGGTCTTCAAAGA ATTGGGAGTGGCATCGGACGGATGATCCTCAAGGAGGAGATGAAAGCGAGATCTGGTTCCTATGACAACGACCCCTGGGGCAGCGCAAGGAATTCTCGTTGCGGGAGCAAGGAAACACTGAACACGACAGGCTACGGCACAACGGCCTACAACAACACCATCAACGGCT CACCAAGATCTCAGTACAGCACTGACAGTG attttggttgCAAGTCAGCATCGCTACCAGGATATGGGCGCAATGGTATTCAGCGG CCTCAGAGCGCAGATTGCTACCAGTATCAGTATGACGCCGGCAGCGAGGTCAACTGGGGAAGTCGAG cTGAATATAAG GTTTATCCATATGAATCACTCATTGTCACCACCAGGGGGCGGAATAAGCTGCCTAAAGACGTTGACAGAGCGAGGCTGGAA CGTCACCTGTCCCCAGAGGAGTTTGGCCAAGTGTTCGGCATGACCGTGGAGGATTTCGACCGGTTGGCTCTGTGGAAGAGGAACGAGCTGAAGAAACAGGCTCGGCTGTTCTAG
- the ablim3 gene encoding actin-binding LIM protein 3 isoform X3 encodes MSSSAHQQVSTRSERGSEPIRCQRCREVCKGEVVRVQDTHFHVKCFTCTVCNCDLARSGFFQKKGEYICTADYQRLYGTRCDRCDSFITGEVVSALGRTYHPKCFVCSICSKPFPIGDRVTFSGKDCVCQQCSHTLVKSNEPIKIHGPSHCAGCGAEIKQGQSLLALEKQWHVSCFRCRTCNMVLTGEYISKDGVPYCEADYHAQYGVKCETCSRYISGRVLEAGGKHYHPTCARCTRCNTMFKEGEEMYLTGCEVWHPLCKQAARAERRLRSRRLSETSISPPGSSIGSPSRVICARVENEIFDYKDLAALPKVKAIYEVQQPDLISSSYQPFPRYSSDERLDTFSYGESLGTLSPYSQDYDNPDAKKHRCSIPGYIDSPTYSRQDMSPIMPRSPQHFCYPGSESGRSSPYYGQEGRSSTPTTNQPPKHFHVPDNHMETATKSRTSEDILRSSSLSTYSPEPYTQSESDYYPYTSSPRAYWAPRRRFSTGGDEESWSQGLQRIGSGIGRMILKEEMKARSGSYDNDPWGSARNSRCGSKETLNTTGYGTTAYNNTINGSPRSQYSTDSDFGCKSASLPGYGRNGIQRPQSADCYQYQYDAGSEVNWGSRAEYKVYPYESLIVTTRGRNKLPKDVDRARLERHLSPEEFGQVFGMTVEDFDRLALWKRNELKKQARLF; translated from the exons TGTGTAACTGTGACCTGGCACGATCTGGCTTCTTCCAGAAGAAGGGCGAGTACATTTGCACGGCCGACTACCAGCGGCTGTACGGCACGCGCTGCGACCGCTGCGACAGCTTCATCACAGGCGAGGTGGTCTCCGCTCTGGGACGCACGTACCACCCCAAGTGCTTCGTCTGCAGCATCTGCAG CAAACCCTTCCCAATCGGAGACAGGGTGACGTTCAGCGGAAAGGACTGCGTGTGCCAGCAGTGCTCCCACACACTTGTCAAGTCAAATGAACCCATCAAGATCCACGGGCCCAGCC ACTGCGCTGGATGCGGAGCGGAGATCAAACAGGGTCAGTCTCTCCTGGCGCTGGAGAAACAGTGGCACGTCAGCTGCTTCCGATGCCGGACGTGCAACATGGTTCTCACCGGGGAGTACATCAGCAA GGACGGCGTGCCGTACTGTGAGGCAGATTACCACGCCCAGTACGGCGTGAAATGCGAGACGTGCAGCAGATACATCAGCGGACGGGTTCTGGAG GCAGGAGGGAAGCACTACCACCCGACGTGCGCCCGGTGCACGCGCTGCAACACCATGTTcaaagaaggggaagaaatGTACCTGACAG GCTGTGAGGTGTGGCACCCGTTATGCAAGCAGGCGGCAAGGGCCGAGAGAAGACTCAGG TCCAGACGGCTGTCTGAGACCTCCATCTCACCGCCGGGATCATCCATAGGTTCTCCCAGCAGAGTCATATGT GCCAGAGTGGAGAATGAGATCTTTGATTATAAGGACCTTGCAGCCCTGCCCAAGGTCAAAGCCATATATGAAGTCCAACAGCCAGATCTCATATCCTCCTCATACCAGCCGTTCCCCAGATACAGCTCTGATGAAAGGCTAGACACTTTCAGCTATGGGGAG TCTCTTGGGACTCTCTCGCCGTATTCTCAG GACTATGACAATCCGGATGCAAAAAAGCACCGGTGCTCCATTCCAGGTTATATTGACTCCCCAACATACAGTCGTCAAGACATGTCACCCATCATGCCTCGCTCTCCACAGCACTTTTGTTATCCTG GCTCTGAGAGTGGCAGGAGTTCCCCCTATTATGGCCAAGAGGGGCGATCAAGCACACCCACCACAAACCAGCCCCCTAAACATTTTCATGTTCCAG ACAATCATATGGAAACAGCCACTAAAAGCAGAACAAGTGAGGATATCCTCCGATCCTCCAGCCTGTCCACCTACTCTCCAGAGCCATATACGCAGTCAGAGTCAGACTATTACCCATACACCAGCTCCCCGAGAG CCTATTGGGCGCCAAGGCGACGCTTCTCGACGGGAGGAGATGAAGAGAGTTGGAGTCAGGGTCTTCAAAGA ATTGGGAGTGGCATCGGACGGATGATCCTCAAGGAGGAGATGAAAGCGAGATCTGGTTCCTATGACAACGACCCCTGGGGCAGCGCAAGGAATTCTCGTTGCGGGAGCAAGGAAACACTGAACACGACAGGCTACGGCACAACGGCCTACAACAACACCATCAACGGCT CACCAAGATCTCAGTACAGCACTGACAGTG attttggttgCAAGTCAGCATCGCTACCAGGATATGGGCGCAATGGTATTCAGCGG CCTCAGAGCGCAGATTGCTACCAGTATCAGTATGACGCCGGCAGCGAGGTCAACTGGGGAAGTCGAG cTGAATATAAG GTTTATCCATATGAATCACTCATTGTCACCACCAGGGGGCGGAATAAGCTGCCTAAAGACGTTGACAGAGCGAGGCTGGAA CGTCACCTGTCCCCAGAGGAGTTTGGCCAAGTGTTCGGCATGACCGTGGAGGATTTCGACCGGTTGGCTCTGTGGAAGAGGAACGAGCTGAAGAAACAGGCTCGGCTGTTCTAG